From the genome of Cryptococcus depauperatus CBS 7841 chromosome 1, complete sequence, one region includes:
- a CDS encoding calmodulin, which translates to MAEQLTKEQIAEFKEAFSLFDKDGDGTITTKELGTVMRSLGQNPTQAELEDMINEVDADGNNSIDFAEFMTLMARKMHDTDSEEEIREAFKVFDKDGNGLISAAELKHVMTSLGEKLTDEEISEMIREADKDGDGMIDYNEFVTMMMAK; encoded by the exons ATGGCCGAACAACTT ACCAAGG AACAAATCGCGG AATTCAAGGAGGCCTTCTCTCTGTTTGATAAGG ATGGCGACGGAACAATCACCACGAAGGAGCTTGGTACTGTTATGCGTTCACTTGGACAGAACCCTACTCAAGCCGAGCTTGAGGACATGATTAATGAG GTTGACGCCGACGGCAACAACTCTATTGATTTTGCCGAGTTTATGACTCTTATGGCCAGAAAGATGCACGACACTGACTCCGAGGAAGAGATCAGAGAGGCCTTCAAG GTGTTTGACAAGGACGGCAACGGCCTCATCTCAGCTGCTGAATTGAAACATGTCATGA CCAGCCTTGGTGAGAAACTTACAGACGAAGAAATCAGCGAGATGATTAGAGAAGCTGACAAGGATG GTGATGGCATGATTGACTACAACGAGTTTGTGACCATGATGATGGCCAAA TAA
- a CDS encoding chlorophyll synthesis pathway protein BchC: MLSRLATRATSGWRKLSIVGSSPLLMIRENCLDMGNYSFIDLFMFLGMPGSYPSVVEPITMGWRKELRSKLIVYHILAIPASNLKATDFVSYRHFAMVAKEMNALLYSEPRKFEIKKVPVPEIGPEEILLKVDICGFCGTDQHIHEGEFIAKFPLIPGHEAVGKVVAIGDKVTGFDLGDRIAADVGETCGFCHYCRKGNELFCESFAAAGVARDGGFAEYIKYHFAKCYKIKNLTDEEATLLEPASCAIHGMDKLRMPFGAKVLLIGAGPTGLILAQLMKIGGASHVTIAANKGIKMELARKVEAGDTYIDLDRNDAAAQWAKIKEDNPYGFDVVAECTGVESIVNDAINYVTRGGTLLVYGVYEDKARLPSWSPTDIFVNEKRIIGSFSQTYCFPRAIELLDSRKIRTAGMVTDIFDLKDYQDALDKMASRKALKIAIRP; the protein is encoded by the exons ATGCTGTCCAGGTTAGCGACAAGGGCAACAAGCGGTTGGAGAAAATTG AGCATTGTTGGATCTTCTCCGTTGCTCATGATTAGAGAGAACTGCCTCGACATGGGCAACTACTCGTTCATTGATTTATTCATGTTTCTTGGTATGCCAGGTTCATATCCCTCGGTTGTTGAGCCAATCACTATGGGTTGGCGCAAGGAGCTGCGTTCTAAGCTGATTGTATACCACATCCTAGCAAT ACCTGCAAGTAACCTCAAAGCAACAGATT TCGTATCATATCGACACTTCGCCATGGTCGCCAAAGAAATGAACGCTCTTCTCTACTCGGAG CCCAGGAAGTTTGAGATCAAAAAGGTTCCCGTACCTGAGATTGGTCCTGAGGAGATTCTCTTGAAGG TTGACATTTGCGGCTTTTGTGGTACCGACCAGCACATTCATGAAGGCGAATTCATTGCCAAGTTCCCT TTGATTCCTGGTCACGAGGCTGTTGGTAAAGTCGTGGCTATAGGAGACAAAGTCACTGGATTTGATCTTGGCGACCGTATTGCCGCTGACGTTGGCGAAACTTGTGGTTTCTGTCACTACTGCCGAAAGGGCAATGAGCTCTTTTGTGAAAGCTTTGCTGCTGCTGGTGTTGCCCGAGATGGTGGTTTTGCAGAGTACATCAAATA CCACTTTGCCAAGTGCtacaagatcaagaatcTTACTGATGAGGAGGCTACTCTTCTCGAACCTGCGTCTTGTGCCATTCACGGCATGGACAAACTCCGGATGCCTTTCGGCGCTAAAGTCCTCTTGATTGGCGCTGGTCCAACTGGTCTTATCCTCGCTCAGCTCATGAAG ATTGGTGGTGCCTCTCACGTCACCATCGCCGCCAACAAGGGTATCAAGATGGAACTAGCCCGTAAAGTCGAGGCCGGCGACACCTACATTGACCTTGACCGAAATGATGCTGCTGCCCAATGGGCCAAGATTAAGGAAGACAACCCCTACGGCTTTGACGTTGTTGCAGAATGCACTGGTGTTGAATCTATTGTCAACGACGCTATCAACTATGTCACTCGAGGGGGCACTCTCCTTGTTTATGGTGTTTATGAGGACAAGGCTCGTCTCCCCAGCTGGTCCCCTACTGACATCTTTGTCAACGAAAAG CGAATTATCGGTTCCTTTTCTCAGACATACTGTTTCCCCCGTGCTATTGAACTCCTCGACTCTAGAAAGATCAGGACAGCCGGTATGGTTACAGACATCTTTGACCTCAAAGACTACCAGGATGCTTTGGACAAGATGGCTAGCAGAAAGGCTCTGAAAATTGCCATTAGGCCTTAG
- a CDS encoding biotin-[acetyl-CoA-carboxylase] ligase, whose amino-acid sequence MATSSSTAHQVLVYGGPGVSPLSLSHTLLTLRLLLLPHYTVQPVTPDALSSQPWEKYCALLVFPGGRDLPFVEELTNKRQVTKRIKNYVEGGGKFLGICAGAYFASAELQFDVGGSMEVIGKRDLGQCVGPIFEGFQYASEAGSRAVTLYLSPQSQILEHIYYNGGGHFILPCPATSDVQILAHFTEPSGSTKEPIAAVLTRNGKGCSVLTSVHPEYPLSDPPAKDAINKLTDKPTSEQIEHSDKARVAWVENLLVSLGLHPPGIDNKEEIQIDVEEDLSLLLHPTHPSPIFFVSHPNLPQLPAAAIDKPSIKGKLKSNGKWKVLEDANDTIRFGPVGTTFEGSQASESGVTAWLAKCRRTQPTPEPSMESLSLEPSSTSLPLLPDFHKLVKTVLCLSDSSLPYSSRWTPLFNFSTYWTELDLARKKDGRRSGILRQGKNDLEERCSLGDCVLYGETVTSTQTMLDCNPILLTNLPSPLVFLASFQLSGRGRGSNMWLSPPGCLQFSLLLDLPSSMSTKMVFIQYIMALAVCEAVDNDGKLGVRIKWPNDIYAQVEGVGGTEVGSGQVGRAKLGGILVNTNFVGGRWRIVVGCGINILNALPTTSLSQLHSLYTTRTSSASPQNPLPVALTMEGTFARIMSSFNAKWEQFIEEEGFEGFMDEYHGRWLHGGQEVTLTTTQPHTRVKILSITSDYGFLRCIPIISKSQSRENGLTPLFNGAVDVSDGDRGPWPSGRVGEMGNAKELKFVDLQPDGNSFDMMSGLIKRKA is encoded by the exons ATGGCAACCTCGTCTTCTACTGCTCATCAAGTACTGGTTTATGGCGGACCAGGAGTTTCGCCGCTGTCACTGTCACATACGCTGTTGACTCTGCGACTACTGCTGCTTCCACACTATACTGTCCAGCCAGTCACTCCGGATGCACTCTCATCGCAGCCATGGGAAAAGTATTGCGCTCTCCTCGTCTTTccaggaggaagagacttGCCATTTGTGGAAGAACTGACAAACAAGAGGCAAGTGACTAAGCGAATCAAGAATTATGTGGAAGGAGGCGGCAAGTTTCTGGGTATTTGCGCTGGTGCTTACTTTGCAAGCGCCGAGCTACAGTTTGATGTCGGAGGGAGCATGGAAGTGATTGGCAAGAGAGATTTG GGACAATGCGTTGGACCGATCTTTGAAGGTTTCCAATACGCTTCAGAAGCAGGGTCTCGTGCAGTGACGCTTTATCTTTCACCTCAGTCTCAAATTCTTGAGCACATCTATTACAACGGTGGAGGCCATTTCATTCTTCCATGCCCAGCCACATCAGATGTACAAATATTGGCCCACTTTACAGAGCCGTCAGGATCGACCAAAGAACCTATCGCAGCTGTTTTGACACGgaatggaaaaggatgCTCAGTGCTGACATCTGTTCATCCAGAGTATCCATTATCAGACCCGCCTGCAAAGGACGCAATCAACAAGCTCACTGATAAGCCTACGAGTGAACAGATAGAGCATAGTGACAAAGCACGAGTTGCCTGGGTCGAAAACCTACTAGTTTCTCTTGGTTTGCATCCACCGGGCATTGAcaacaaagaagagattcaAATAgacgttgaagaagatcTTTCGCTCCTTTTACATCCTACACATCCGTCCCctatcttcttcgtctctcACCCCAACCTTCCCCAATTGCCAGCAGCAGCTATTGACAAGCCCAGCATTAAAGGaaagttgaaaagcaaTGGCAAGTGGAaagttttggaagatgcCAATGATACGATCAGGTTCGGTCCTGTCGGGACTACTTTCGAAGGTTCTCAAGCATCCGAAAGTGGCGTAACAGCATGGCTGGCGAAATGCAGACGTACGCAACCCACGCCGGAACCCAGTATGGAAAGCCTCTCTCTCGAACCTAGTTCGACCTCTCTACCTCTCCTCCCGGATTTTCACAAGCTCGTCAAAACTGTACTTTGTCTTTCAGACTCGTCCTTGCCGTATTCTTCGCGATGGACTCCCttattcaacttttccacTTATTGGACAGAGCTTGACTtggcaaggaaaaaggaTGGTAGACGCTCAGGTATCCTTCGACAAGGCAAGAACGACCTAGAAGAACGATGTTCCCTGGGTGACTGTGTCTTGTATGGCGAAACAGTCACCAGTACTCAGACCATGCTTGATTGTAATCCTATTCTCCTTACTAATCTCCCCAGTCCActtgtctttcttgcaTCTTTCCAATTGTCGGGCCGAGGGCGCGGCTCAAACATGTGGCTCTCTCCTCCAGGCTGCCTTCAattttctctcttgcttgACTTACCATCATCTATGTCAACAAAAATGGTTTTCATCCAGTACATCATGGCACTCGCTGTATGTGAGGCCGTTGACAATGATGGCAAGTTGGGAGTAAGAATCAAATGGCCCAATGATATCTATGCGCAAGTCGAGGGCGTCGGAGGAACGGAAGTGGGTAGTGGGCAAGTGGGAAGAGCCAAACTGGGTGGAATTCTAGTCAATACCAACTTCGTCGGCGGACGATGGAGAATTGTAGTTGGCTGTGGTATCAACATCCTCAATGCACTCCCTACGACCTCTCTTTCGCAACTTCACTCACTCTACACAACCAGAACGTCTTCTGCCTCTCCCCAAAACCCGTTACCTGTTGCGCTCACGATGGAAGGCACGTTTGCGAGGATCATGAGTTCCTTCAATGCAAAGTGGGAGCAATTcatagaagaagagggattTGAGGGGTTCATGGATGAATATCATGGTAGATGGTTACATGG GGGACAGGAAGTTACGTTGACAACTACTCAGCCCCACACCCGTGTCAAGATCCTTAGTATCACTTCCGACTATGGCTTTTTGCGTTGTATACCCATTATCAGTAAATCTCAAAGCAGAGAAAACGGTTTGACACCACTTTTCAATGGAGCCGTTGATGTGAGCGATGGTGATCGTGGGCCCTGGCCTAGTGGTCGGGTGGGTGAAATGGGAAATGCTAAAGAATTGAAATTTGTGGACCTTCAGCCAGATGGTAACAGTTTTGATATGATGAGTGGGTTGATCAAGAGGAAAGCTTGA